The following are encoded together in the Planococcus antarcticus DSM 14505 genome:
- the ezrA gene encoding septation ring formation regulator EzrA has product MMEYIIIAVIILLAITIIGFMFRKKHLAEIERLEQLKLQIQNKPILEELTKVKQLNMNGQTEEMFERWRNVWTEIMDVHIPKIDASLYDAEEAINRFRFGKATKIEQETEVKIDTVDQQMNSILVELEELIGSEEKNRSEIDLIQEKYRRARKNLLAHQHSYGAAAGPLEKKLESFIPMFDEYEKLTNEGNYLKAREIVISLSTEGEAAFLLVDDIPPLLADVQTKIPSYIAELRQGKNEMEEQSYYLGHLELTLQLDEMEEELKVLKMNIAQLVVEQTKIAVESMKDQIDSLYELLEKEVEAKHYVDEFSVDTERHLEVVARDTTEMEEECRYVQHSYKISESEAAIPKSCMEKMEQLAKRYDLLRSRLEEDQSAYSGLQEELLHIREDLSIVDSTQIDFMTALKSLRIEENNARAKVEQLKRKLQETDRVLHKANIPGIPEDMDVRLEEAEEHLFVTMQTLREVPLNIKLVHNYLEQAEKSIDDVHTKAVEMVENVLLIERIIQYGNRYRKSDLQLDAKLEEAEESFRQLRYTKALEEAATAVEKFEPGSMKRIEVLVKEDAWRI; this is encoded by the coding sequence ATGATGGAGTATATCATCATTGCGGTCATCATTCTATTAGCGATAACGATCATCGGCTTTATGTTTCGCAAAAAACATTTAGCTGAAATTGAGCGCTTGGAACAGTTAAAACTGCAAATACAAAATAAACCGATACTTGAAGAACTAACAAAAGTGAAACAATTAAACATGAATGGCCAAACGGAAGAGATGTTTGAACGCTGGCGCAATGTGTGGACTGAAATCATGGATGTGCATATTCCAAAAATTGATGCTTCCCTATATGACGCTGAAGAAGCGATCAACCGCTTTAGATTCGGCAAAGCGACAAAGATTGAACAGGAAACTGAAGTGAAAATCGATACCGTTGATCAACAGATGAATAGCATCTTGGTTGAATTGGAAGAATTGATTGGCAGCGAAGAAAAAAACCGCAGCGAAATTGATCTTATTCAGGAAAAATACCGTCGTGCACGGAAAAACCTGCTGGCGCATCAGCATTCTTATGGAGCTGCCGCTGGACCACTCGAGAAAAAACTTGAATCCTTTATTCCAATGTTTGATGAATACGAGAAATTGACCAATGAAGGCAATTATTTAAAAGCTCGAGAAATTGTTATTAGTTTATCAACTGAAGGCGAAGCTGCTTTTCTGTTAGTCGATGACATTCCGCCATTATTAGCTGATGTCCAGACAAAAATTCCTTCATACATCGCTGAACTGCGCCAAGGCAAGAACGAAATGGAAGAGCAGTCTTATTATCTGGGGCATTTGGAATTGACACTTCAACTGGATGAGATGGAAGAAGAGCTGAAAGTGCTCAAGATGAACATCGCACAACTCGTTGTTGAGCAAACGAAAATTGCAGTGGAAAGCATGAAAGACCAGATTGATTCACTTTATGAGCTTCTGGAAAAAGAAGTAGAAGCCAAGCATTATGTGGATGAATTTAGTGTGGATACAGAACGCCATTTGGAAGTCGTGGCACGCGACACGACAGAAATGGAAGAAGAGTGCAGATATGTCCAGCACAGCTACAAAATCAGCGAAAGCGAAGCGGCCATTCCAAAGTCTTGTATGGAAAAAATGGAGCAATTAGCGAAACGCTACGACTTGTTGCGCTCGCGCTTGGAAGAAGATCAATCAGCGTATTCAGGCCTTCAAGAAGAGTTGCTTCACATTCGTGAAGATTTATCGATTGTTGATTCGACACAAATTGATTTCATGACTGCATTGAAGAGCCTGCGCATTGAAGAAAACAATGCGCGTGCCAAAGTCGAACAATTGAAACGTAAATTGCAGGAAACCGATCGTGTTTTGCATAAAGCCAATATTCCAGGAATTCCGGAAGATATGGATGTGCGGCTTGAAGAAGCGGAAGAACATCTTTTTGTTACCATGCAGACTTTGCGTGAAGTGCCATTGAATATCAAACTGGTGCATAATTACTTAGAGCAAGCTGAGAAAAGCATTGATGATGTCCATACAAAAGCGGTTGAAATGGTTGAAAACGTGCTATTGATTGAACGCATCATTCAATACGGCAACCGCTACCGCAAATCCGATCTGCAATTGGATGCCAAGCTAGAAGAAGCAGAAGAATCTTTCCGTCAGCTTCGGTATACAAAAGCATTAGAAGAAGCGGCAACTGCAGTTGAAAAATTTGAACCTGGTTCGATGAAGCGTATCGAAGTGCTGGTCAAAGAAGACGCTTGGCGCATTTAA
- a CDS encoding cysteine desulfurase family protein — MIYLDNSATTQPRKEVLDAFVKVNEQFYANPASLHMLGNQAEDLLETARNQLKEQLQMESVVFTSGGTEANNLALFGTARSYQHRGKHIVTAQTEHSSVSNSLAALEREGFKITRLSVNHSGEINVDELENSLQSDTILVSLMHVNNEIGTIHPVADIARLLKKKRIFFHVDAAQSMGKLEFDPTALPDLITISAHKIHGLKGSGLLAYSGVELETIQYGGGQESGIRSGTVSVPNAVALAKALRLAEPNPLYRKWNQDLRQFFSEFNGVKIVSPKQAAAHILAVAVKGVKGEILVSGLQKESIIVSTSSACSSKGANTSHVVQAIGLPREFKDGVMRISFGNFTEERDIIALQSAFQRVYRMIKGANHL; from the coding sequence ATGATTTATCTGGACAATAGTGCGACAACGCAGCCGAGAAAAGAAGTGCTCGATGCTTTTGTGAAAGTGAATGAGCAGTTTTATGCTAACCCAGCGTCGCTCCACATGCTCGGCAACCAAGCAGAGGATCTGCTGGAAACTGCGCGCAACCAACTGAAAGAGCAGCTGCAAATGGAGAGTGTCGTCTTTACTTCCGGCGGAACGGAAGCAAATAACCTGGCTTTGTTCGGCACAGCACGAAGCTACCAACACCGCGGCAAGCATATCGTAACAGCTCAGACGGAACATTCTTCCGTCTCAAATAGCCTCGCTGCATTGGAGCGGGAGGGCTTTAAAATAACACGTCTATCAGTCAATCATTCGGGTGAAATCAATGTCGATGAGTTGGAAAATTCGTTGCAAAGTGATACGATCCTGGTCTCCTTAATGCACGTCAATAATGAAATTGGAACTATCCATCCAGTTGCAGATATTGCACGTCTACTTAAAAAAAAGCGTATCTTTTTTCATGTGGATGCTGCACAAAGTATGGGTAAATTGGAATTTGATCCAACCGCATTGCCTGATTTAATAACGATATCAGCACATAAAATTCATGGATTGAAAGGTAGTGGACTATTAGCGTATTCCGGAGTTGAATTGGAAACTATCCAGTATGGTGGCGGTCAAGAATCGGGAATACGCAGCGGTACCGTTTCTGTCCCAAATGCGGTGGCCTTAGCAAAAGCATTAAGATTAGCAGAGCCAAATCCGCTGTACAGAAAATGGAATCAAGACCTGCGCCAATTTTTTTCGGAATTTAACGGGGTAAAAATTGTTAGCCCCAAACAAGCCGCTGCTCATATTCTGGCGGTAGCGGTAAAAGGGGTAAAAGGCGAAATCCTGGTATCAGGTCTACAAAAAGAGTCAATCATTGTCTCTACTTCCAGCGCCTGTTCATCAAAGGGCGCTAATACAAGCCATGTTGTCCAGGCAATTGGCTTGCCTCGCGAATTCAAGGACGGCGTTATGCGAATCAGTTTTGGGAATTTTACCGAAGAACGGGACATTATCGCGCTACAAAGCGCATTTCAGCGGGTTTACCGCATGATTAAAGGAGCTAACCATTTATGA
- the thiI gene encoding tRNA uracil 4-sulfurtransferase ThiI, translating to MKTNQILVRYGELSTKGKNRSSFIGRLRDNVRQTFSDLQHIQIKAERDRMFITSDSEQDLAQVIERLPQVFGIQSFSPVTACELDLEAMKKTAEAVIAKIQDTDKSFKISVKRPFKKFPHEKPEIMKELSSHVLRIFPGLKVQMKDPEIDLKVEVREEAVYMMAEVIQGAGGLPVGAGGKALLMLSGGLDSPVAGYHMLKRGVRLEMIHFFSPPFTNDRAKEKVFDLADKLSQFGSSVNLHIIPFTKLQQEVHKQVPDNITMTSTRRMMMRVADLLMAETNCRAIITGESLGQVASQTLESLHAINAVTNTPILRPLIATDKLAIIDTAQQIGTYDISIRPFEDCCTIFTPANPKTKPKLEKVEYYEKFVSFDELIEEAVAEREIIKFPRVKVNQFEDLL from the coding sequence ATGAAAACCAATCAAATCCTCGTTCGTTATGGCGAGTTATCAACAAAAGGCAAAAATCGTAGTTCGTTCATCGGGCGGCTGCGCGACAATGTTAGGCAAACTTTTTCCGATTTACAACACATCCAGATCAAAGCGGAACGCGACCGGATGTTTATCACGTCAGATAGTGAACAGGATTTGGCACAAGTAATTGAGCGCCTGCCGCAGGTCTTTGGTATCCAATCATTCAGCCCGGTGACTGCTTGTGAGCTAGATCTCGAAGCGATGAAAAAAACAGCGGAAGCGGTAATCGCGAAAATCCAAGATACTGATAAAAGTTTCAAAATATCTGTCAAGCGGCCATTCAAAAAATTTCCGCATGAAAAACCCGAAATCATGAAAGAGCTCAGCTCTCATGTGCTGAGAATTTTTCCGGGTTTGAAGGTTCAGATGAAGGACCCTGAAATTGACTTGAAAGTAGAAGTGCGCGAAGAAGCAGTCTATATGATGGCAGAAGTCATTCAAGGGGCTGGAGGTTTGCCTGTGGGAGCTGGAGGCAAAGCCTTATTGATGCTGTCTGGCGGTCTGGACAGTCCAGTTGCGGGCTATCATATGCTGAAACGCGGCGTCCGGCTAGAAATGATCCATTTCTTCAGTCCACCGTTCACCAACGACCGGGCCAAGGAAAAAGTGTTTGACTTGGCTGACAAGTTGTCACAGTTCGGTTCATCCGTCAATCTGCACATTATCCCGTTCACCAAGCTGCAACAGGAAGTGCATAAACAGGTGCCGGACAATATCACCATGACTTCAACTCGCCGAATGATGATGCGCGTTGCTGATCTGCTGATGGCTGAGACCAATTGCCGAGCCATCATTACCGGAGAAAGCCTTGGCCAGGTTGCCAGCCAAACTTTGGAAAGTCTGCACGCCATCAATGCTGTGACAAATACGCCAATTCTGCGCCCATTGATCGCGACGGACAAACTGGCAATCATCGATACGGCACAGCAGATTGGGACCTATGATATTTCCATTCGACCGTTTGAGGATTGCTGTACGATTTTTACGCCGGCAAATCCGAAAACCAAACCGAAGCTTGAGAAAGTGGAGTACTACGAAAAATTTGTGTCATTCGATGAGTTAATCGAGGAAGCGGTAGCAGAACGAGAAATTATTAAGTTCCCGCGCGTCAAAGTAAATCAATTTGAAGATCTTCTATAA
- the rarD gene encoding EamA family transporter RarD, whose translation MTESKKGVLVIILTYTLWGFMPIFWKQLDHVPADEILAGRIIWSFLFTLGFILLINGGRQLWLDLKMLWSSKKKFFLLMLASFLISANWFFYVYAVSHDRIVETSLGYYINPLISMLLGAIFLKEKLSPAIKIAFLLAATGVLILTFSFGSLPWLALGMAFSFAFYGLIKKTIRLDALRGLAIETLFVFPIAIAYYVYLMSIDRVAFLHIGLTTDGLLIASGLVTALPLLLFAIGAPLIPMYMIGFLQYIAPSLMLLIGVFIYGEAFDAVDIISFSLIWSALILFTSSKFIEARGIRKANRKVSV comes from the coding sequence ATGACAGAGTCTAAAAAAGGTGTTTTAGTCATTATTTTAACGTATACATTATGGGGATTCATGCCGATTTTCTGGAAGCAGCTCGATCATGTTCCAGCAGATGAGATTCTGGCGGGGAGAATTATCTGGTCTTTCTTGTTTACCCTCGGTTTTATTCTTTTGATAAATGGAGGCCGCCAGCTATGGCTTGATTTGAAAATGCTATGGTCTTCCAAGAAGAAGTTCTTTTTATTGATGTTGGCATCGTTCCTGATTTCTGCAAACTGGTTTTTTTATGTCTATGCGGTTTCTCATGACCGAATTGTCGAAACGAGTCTGGGCTATTACATCAATCCGCTAATTTCCATGTTGTTGGGTGCGATCTTTCTGAAGGAAAAATTATCGCCTGCGATTAAAATCGCTTTTCTTTTAGCGGCAACCGGCGTTTTGATTTTAACTTTCTCTTTTGGCTCTTTGCCGTGGCTCGCACTGGGAATGGCCTTCAGTTTTGCTTTTTATGGACTAATCAAGAAAACCATTCGATTGGATGCTCTGCGCGGACTAGCGATTGAAACCTTGTTCGTTTTCCCGATTGCCATCGCTTATTATGTCTATTTGATGTCGATTGATCGAGTGGCATTTTTACATATCGGGTTGACGACAGATGGTCTGTTGATTGCCAGTGGATTGGTTACCGCTTTGCCGTTATTGCTGTTTGCCATTGGAGCACCGTTGATTCCGATGTATATGATTGGATTCCTGCAATACATCGCTCCTTCACTGATGTTGTTAATTGGCGTCTTCATTTATGGGGAAGCTTTTGATGCTGTAGATATCATTTCTTTCTCATTGATTTGGAGTGCTTTAATCCTTTTCACTTCCTCGAAATTCATAGAGGCTCGAGGAATTCGAAAGGCTAACCGGAAAGTTTCTGTTTAG
- the sppA gene encoding signal peptide peptidase SppA, protein MNTKRWIALVVAAAVLGISLVINSAFAFLQSGFGESVDELMATTESSISEVVIEDGDFDNRVAVLNVDGVIQDTGEASSLFGTAGYNHSFFMEQLENVKEDPSVKAVVLTVNSPGGGVVESAEIYDKITEIQEETDKPFYVSMGATAASGGYYIAAPADKIFVNEETLTGSIGVIMQSVNYGELAENLGVDFVTIKSGPYKDIMSPTRDMTEDERALLQEMLDDSYESFVDVIEEGRDMTEAEVKAVADGRVMNGRQAVEVNLADDFGFEEDVIEQVKTDFDLGNAEVFQYGASEGWGSLLSMKVNSFFGNDIETQMISKLLTEYSSPRMMYLYGDK, encoded by the coding sequence ATGAATACAAAACGATGGATCGCTTTAGTAGTAGCTGCAGCCGTATTAGGAATTTCGTTGGTTATCAACTCAGCCTTCGCTTTTCTTCAAAGTGGATTTGGTGAAAGTGTTGATGAGTTGATGGCAACTACTGAGTCAAGTATCTCGGAAGTTGTTATAGAAGATGGGGATTTTGATAACCGTGTGGCAGTTTTGAATGTAGACGGCGTCATCCAGGACACTGGAGAGGCATCATCGCTTTTTGGAACAGCGGGCTATAACCATTCTTTCTTTATGGAACAATTGGAAAACGTTAAAGAAGACCCTAGCGTAAAAGCCGTTGTACTTACGGTGAACTCACCGGGTGGCGGAGTTGTAGAGTCAGCAGAAATTTACGACAAGATCACTGAAATCCAGGAAGAAACCGATAAACCTTTTTACGTTTCGATGGGAGCGACAGCTGCATCGGGCGGCTATTATATTGCCGCACCAGCCGATAAGATTTTTGTGAATGAAGAAACTTTGACCGGCTCGATCGGAGTGATCATGCAGAGCGTCAATTATGGCGAACTGGCAGAAAATCTGGGTGTAGATTTTGTCACTATCAAGTCTGGCCCTTACAAAGACATCATGAGTCCGACGCGTGATATGACAGAGGATGAACGCGCACTTCTTCAAGAGATGCTGGATGATTCATATGAGTCATTTGTTGATGTTATTGAAGAAGGCCGTGACATGACAGAAGCAGAAGTCAAAGCTGTTGCAGATGGGCGTGTTATGAATGGCCGTCAAGCAGTAGAAGTGAATTTAGCGGATGATTTTGGGTTTGAAGAAGATGTTATTGAGCAGGTAAAAACCGATTTTGATCTAGGCAATGCAGAAGTATTCCAATATGGGGCTTCAGAAGGATGGGGCTCACTTTTATCGATGAAAGTGAATTCGTTCTTCGGAAATGACATTGAAACACAAATGATTTCAAAATTACTTACTGAATACAGTTCTCCGCGTATGATGTATTTATACGGTGATAAATAA
- a CDS encoding RDD family protein, translated as MTDHKTNETAEEVQVAPHRPDTPSYEEVLFYERKPAGFWVRFWAYLIDLLVIAGLISILIKPVFALIGLETSDMPWYAPYAILSAVVFYGYFILMTKFFTQTVGKMIMGIRVVSLKSDNMSWMTLLFREWIGRFISVTILPLYWIVGFTPLKQGIHDYIADTTVVHEESFRKNKLVQKKRPDRSGLHETRAF; from the coding sequence ATGACAGACCACAAAACGAATGAAACAGCAGAAGAAGTGCAAGTCGCACCACATCGTCCCGACACACCGAGCTACGAGGAAGTTCTTTTTTACGAACGGAAACCGGCTGGATTTTGGGTGCGGTTCTGGGCTTATTTAATTGATCTTCTGGTTATTGCGGGGCTTATATCAATTTTGATCAAGCCGGTATTTGCACTGATCGGACTAGAAACGAGCGACATGCCTTGGTATGCGCCATATGCCATTTTGTCAGCCGTCGTCTTCTATGGTTATTTTATCTTAATGACAAAATTTTTCACTCAAACTGTTGGGAAGATGATTATGGGCATCCGAGTAGTGTCCTTGAAGTCAGATAATATGTCATGGATGACGCTGCTGTTCCGTGAATGGATCGGCCGCTTCATTTCAGTGACCATTTTGCCGCTCTACTGGATTGTCGGCTTTACACCGTTAAAACAGGGAATCCACGATTATATTGCAGATACGACAGTAGTACACGAAGAATCTTTCAGAAAAAACAAGCTGGTACAGAAGAAACGCCCAGATAGGTCTGGGTTGCATGAAACCCGAGCCTTTTAG
- the tpx gene encoding thiol peroxidase → MVQITFKKNPVTLPNKEVKVGDQAPEFSVLWTDLKPVTLQDTAGKIRLISVVPSLDTGVCSDQTRRFSDEAASLGDNVAVLTISADLPFAQKRWTEINKVDALTTLSDHRDLSFGEAYGVTMQELRLLARSIFVIDENDKIAYVEYVPEGTDHPDYEKALDAVKELTK, encoded by the coding sequence TTGGTACAAATCACATTCAAGAAAAACCCTGTTACCTTACCAAATAAAGAAGTAAAAGTTGGAGATCAGGCTCCGGAATTTTCGGTCTTATGGACTGACTTAAAACCAGTAACATTGCAAGATACTGCTGGAAAGATTCGATTGATCAGCGTGGTCCCATCGCTGGATACTGGCGTTTGCTCGGACCAGACGAGACGCTTTAGCGATGAAGCTGCTTCTTTAGGCGATAACGTAGCAGTATTGACCATTTCAGCCGATTTGCCATTTGCACAAAAACGCTGGACAGAGATCAACAAAGTTGATGCACTTACTACTTTGTCGGATCATCGGGACTTATCATTCGGAGAAGCCTATGGTGTGACGATGCAGGAACTTCGGCTTCTGGCCCGTTCAATCTTCGTCATAGATGAAAATGACAAAATCGCATACGTGGAATATGTTCCTGAAGGAACTGACCATCCTGATTACGAAAAGGCATTGGATGCAGTAAAAGAATTAACAAAATAA
- a CDS encoding class I SAM-dependent methyltransferase, with protein sequence MNSTMEKTFYFIDNHTTKIQKEQENAYLESLLTTTENWLDGLIKPEAGASKEDIRKALQLAVLKGMKEHIQPHHQMTPDALGLLVGYLVELFVKKEQAVILDPAVGTGNLLLTVMNYLDGRLTGAGVELDDLLIRLASNAGNLVEQPITFYLQDALQPLLIDPVDVVVSDLPVGYYPDEETAATYELKADEGMSYAHHLFIEQSLKHTAEGGYLFFIVPKALFESAQASQLHSFLKKYAHIQSVMELPESLFKNAAHAKGILVLQKKQQGVKAPKEVLLARVPNMSKPESMSQFFSQVTGWFKENKQ encoded by the coding sequence ATGAATTCAACGATGGAAAAGACTTTTTATTTTATTGACAACCACACTACAAAAATTCAAAAAGAGCAGGAAAATGCATATTTGGAGAGCTTGCTGACAACTACTGAAAATTGGCTGGATGGTTTGATTAAGCCAGAAGCAGGAGCCAGTAAAGAAGATATTCGAAAAGCGCTCCAACTAGCTGTTCTAAAAGGAATGAAAGAACATATTCAGCCGCATCATCAAATGACCCCTGACGCGCTTGGCCTATTGGTCGGCTATTTGGTGGAATTGTTTGTGAAAAAAGAACAGGCTGTCATTTTGGATCCGGCTGTCGGAACCGGCAACTTGCTGCTGACGGTTATGAATTACTTGGATGGGCGTTTGACAGGAGCGGGCGTAGAACTGGACGACTTGTTGATCCGTCTGGCTTCAAACGCTGGCAATTTGGTAGAACAGCCCATCACCTTCTATTTGCAAGATGCCCTGCAGCCTTTATTGATCGATCCCGTGGATGTCGTCGTTTCGGATTTGCCAGTGGGCTATTACCCCGACGAAGAAACAGCCGCAACCTACGAATTGAAAGCGGATGAAGGCATGTCCTATGCGCACCATTTGTTTATCGAGCAATCATTAAAGCACACGGCTGAAGGCGGTTATTTGTTTTTCATCGTTCCAAAAGCCCTATTCGAATCAGCACAAGCCAGTCAATTGCACAGCTTTCTGAAAAAATATGCTCATATTCAATCTGTCATGGAATTGCCAGAAAGCCTATTCAAGAACGCGGCTCACGCCAAAGGAATTCTAGTGCTACAAAAAAAACAGCAAGGCGTCAAAGCACCAAAAGAAGTCTTGCTGGCGCGGGTTCCGAATATGTCGAAGCCGGAATCGATGTCTCAATTCTTTTCACAGGTTACAGGATGGTTTAAAGAAAACAAGCAATAA
- a CDS encoding RDD family protein, whose product MALGYTASEDFPVDKASSISCRNLKADFHCDIYVGKRKTRIRVADENNRPVSFYRSTFRIALKFLPWELSHFMAYRMIYLEDGERLPLDYLIGGLVYALILLYVLITIFTKNKQSFYNRLTKTCVVKSIFPENY is encoded by the coding sequence GTGGCGCTGGGTTATACAGCTTCTGAAGATTTTCCTGTTGACAAGGCAAGCAGTATTTCCTGTAGAAATCTAAAAGCAGATTTTCACTGCGATATCTACGTAGGTAAACGAAAAACGCGCATTCGTGTAGCGGATGAAAACAATCGGCCAGTTTCTTTTTACCGATCAACCTTTCGGATAGCATTGAAATTTTTGCCGTGGGAACTATCCCATTTCATGGCCTACCGAATGATTTATTTAGAAGACGGAGAGAGGCTGCCCTTGGACTATTTAATTGGCGGATTGGTATACGCATTGATCTTGCTGTATGTTCTTATCACCATCTTCACAAAGAACAAGCAGTCATTTTATAACCGTTTAACGAAAACCTGTGTCGTGAAATCAATTTTTCCTGAAAACTATTGA
- the nhaC gene encoding Na+/H+ antiporter NhaC has protein sequence MHNIKSVITPRFLEAFIVTSTIFLVISVSIIKFDSVPHIPILFSVLLLFGYGFLKKVSYQELEKGLVEGAGAGMSAVFLFFFIGMLISSWMISGTIPTLIYTGFTLISMTFFYAIVFTVTSLIGLSIGSSLTTVATIGVAFIGMATAMDLSLAVTAGAIVSGAFFGDKMSPLSDTTNLSSTIVGVDLFEHIRNMGWTTIPAFVITLMLLALLSPEAAGASVEDITAFKEGLLATGMIHWYTFIPLAVLIILTFMKMPALLTLALSSMSAIAISFVHQISTVPEIFKVLFSGYVSSTGIEEIDSLLSRGGMESMMFTIALVLLALSMGGLLFTLGIVQCLLAKVESLLNKVSSVIAASALTAIGINVLIGEQYLSILLTGQAFKEPYDKVGLAGKNLSRVMEDAGTVVNPLVPWSVCGIFITSVIGVPTLDYLPFAFFCLLSPVLTVLFGFTGKTLTYK, from the coding sequence ATGCACAACATTAAGTCAGTCATCACCCCAAGGTTTTTAGAGGCCTTTATTGTAACTTCCACTATTTTTCTAGTGATCAGTGTCAGCATCATCAAGTTCGACTCGGTTCCACATATTCCAATCCTGTTTTCGGTTCTTTTGCTGTTCGGTTATGGATTCCTTAAGAAAGTATCTTACCAGGAGCTGGAAAAAGGGCTCGTTGAAGGAGCAGGTGCGGGGATGAGTGCTGTCTTCTTATTTTTCTTCATCGGTATGCTCATCAGCAGCTGGATGATCAGCGGCACCATTCCAACATTAATCTATACAGGATTTACGCTCATTTCCATGACGTTTTTCTACGCCATCGTCTTCACTGTGACATCATTGATTGGTTTATCAATCGGCAGTTCGCTGACGACCGTTGCAACAATCGGCGTTGCTTTTATTGGCATGGCGACTGCGATGGATCTGTCGTTGGCAGTAACAGCGGGCGCCATTGTTTCGGGTGCGTTTTTTGGCGATAAAATGTCACCGCTGTCGGACACGACGAACTTATCTTCCACCATTGTCGGTGTGGATTTGTTCGAACACATCCGTAATATGGGATGGACAACTATTCCTGCCTTTGTGATCACCTTAATGTTGCTCGCATTGCTTTCTCCAGAAGCGGCAGGTGCAAGTGTAGAAGATATTACAGCTTTTAAGGAAGGGCTATTAGCTACTGGCATGATCCATTGGTATACATTCATTCCACTTGCAGTTCTCATTATCCTGACCTTTATGAAAATGCCAGCTTTGCTGACATTGGCGCTGAGTTCGATGTCAGCCATTGCCATTTCTTTTGTTCATCAAATCTCTACAGTTCCAGAGATTTTTAAGGTGTTGTTCAGTGGTTATGTATCCTCAACAGGCATTGAAGAAATCGACAGTCTGTTGTCCCGCGGAGGAATGGAAAGCATGATGTTCACCATTGCACTGGTGTTGCTGGCGCTCAGCATGGGCGGACTGCTCTTTACTTTAGGAATTGTTCAATGCTTATTAGCTAAAGTGGAAAGTTTATTGAATAAAGTTTCTTCAGTCATTGCTGCTTCTGCATTGACAGCGATTGGTATTAACGTTCTAATCGGTGAACAGTACTTGTCCATCCTGCTGACAGGACAGGCATTTAAAGAACCTTACGATAAGGTCGGACTCGCGGGTAAAAACCTCAGCCGTGTGATGGAAGACGCCGGGACAGTGGTCAATCCGCTCGTACCTTGGAGTGTTTGTGGAATTTTCATCACAAGTGTCATAGGTGTGCCAACGCTCGACTACTTGCCTTTTGCATTCTTTTGTTTGTTGTCTCCAGTACTGACAGTCCTATTCGGATTTACAGGTAAAACCTTAACTTACAAGTAG
- a CDS encoding universal stress protein — protein sequence MYRSILLAVDGSENSKRAGRQAAQLAALIKGAQVTVVYVSDFDEDSGEEVHDGGPIEFELARKKKIQPIREALELGEVFYKVEIMHGRPAPVIIEMANDGKFDLVVIGNRGLNPISEMVLGSVSHKVVNHADCPVLVVK from the coding sequence ATGTATCGTTCCATTTTATTAGCGGTAGACGGTTCCGAAAATTCCAAACGGGCCGGGAGACAAGCGGCACAATTGGCAGCATTGATCAAAGGTGCACAAGTGACAGTGGTTTATGTTTCCGATTTCGATGAAGACAGTGGGGAAGAAGTACATGACGGAGGTCCGATTGAGTTTGAACTGGCACGAAAGAAAAAAATTCAACCTATCAGGGAAGCCTTGGAACTTGGAGAGGTCTTTTATAAAGTTGAAATCATGCACGGTCGTCCAGCGCCGGTAATTATTGAAATGGCCAATGATGGAAAATTTGATCTAGTAGTTATTGGTAACAGAGGATTAAATCCGATATCTGAAATGGTACTTGGCAGCGTCAGCCATAAAGTAGTCAATCATGCGGATTGTCCTGTACTGGTCGTGAAATAA
- a CDS encoding zinc ribbon domain-containing protein YjdM: MNKLPNCPECNSEYTYEDGNLLVCPECAHEWSLIAEIENVETEKVVKDANGTALQDGDAVTVIKDLKVKGSSSNLKIGTKVKSIRLVEGDHDIDCKIDGFGAMKLKSEFVKKA, translated from the coding sequence ATGAATAAATTACCGAATTGTCCCGAGTGCAATTCTGAATATACATATGAAGACGGCAACCTGCTAGTATGTCCCGAATGTGCGCATGAATGGAGCCTGATCGCAGAAATAGAAAATGTCGAGACGGAAAAAGTCGTCAAGGATGCAAATGGCACAGCTCTTCAAGACGGAGACGCAGTCACTGTCATCAAAGACTTGAAAGTTAAAGGCAGTTCATCGAATTTGAAAATCGGAACAAAAGTGAAAAGCATCCGGTTGGTCGAAGGGGACCATGACATCGACTGCAAAATCGATGGCTTTGGCGCAATGAAACTGAAATCGGAATTTGTTAAAAAAGCCTGA